Proteins encoded together in one Stutzerimonas stutzeri window:
- the sodC gene encoding superoxide dismutase family protein, translated as MKQWIIAALAGCTAVAVQAETLNVKVNTVTAQGVGESVGSVKIESSDYGLVFRPELSGLQPGAHGFHVHAKGSCEPAEIDGKQTPAGAAGGHWDPKNSGKHGEPWGDGHMGDLPALYVDSEGKASQPVLAPRLKSLGDIKGLALMVHQGGDNHSDHPQPLGGGGARVACGVIE; from the coding sequence ATGAAACAGTGGATCATCGCCGCGCTGGCCGGCTGCACTGCCGTCGCCGTTCAGGCTGAAACATTGAACGTCAAGGTGAACACCGTGACGGCCCAGGGCGTCGGCGAATCGGTCGGCAGCGTCAAGATCGAAAGCAGTGACTACGGGCTGGTTTTCCGTCCCGAGCTATCAGGCCTGCAGCCTGGAGCCCATGGCTTTCACGTTCACGCCAAGGGCAGTTGCGAGCCGGCCGAGATCGACGGCAAGCAGACCCCGGCTGGCGCTGCGGGCGGTCACTGGGACCCGAAGAACAGCGGCAAGCATGGCGAACCCTGGGGTGACGGCCATATGGGCGACCTCCCGGCGCTGTACGTCGACAGTGAAGGCAAAGCCAGTCAGCCGGTGCTGGCGCCGCGACTGAAGAGCCTCGGCGATATCAAAGGGCTGGCGTTGATGGTCCACCAGGGCGGAGACAACCATTCCGACCATCCGCAACCCCTCGGCGGCGGCGGTGCGCGGGTCGCCTGCGGCGTCATCGAGTAA
- the flhB gene encoding flagellar biosynthesis protein FlhB: MAESESGADKSEEPTEKRLRESREKGQLARSRELSTVAVTLGGIGGLLASGGGLAQTLMAMMQGTFELSRETLLDEGAMVRLLMGSGLMALEAIMPLLIALLIASIVGPVALGGWLFSAKAMAPKVSRMNPAAGLKRMFSTKALVELLKALGKFLVVLGVALLVLSAYQDDLLSIAKQPLDLAIMHSVEIVGWCALWMACGLIIIAAVDVPFQLWDNKQKLMMTKQEVKDEYKDSEGKPEVKSRIRQLQREAAQRRMMQAVPEADVVITNPTHFAVALKYDGDKGGAPRLVAKGGDFVALKIREIAQEHKVTVLESPALARAVYYSTELDQEIPAGLYLAVAQVLAYVYQLRQYRAGKGRRPDPLNDVPIPPDLRRDE; this comes from the coding sequence ATGGCTGAGAGCGAAAGCGGCGCCGACAAAAGCGAGGAACCCACAGAGAAACGGCTGCGCGAATCCCGCGAGAAAGGGCAGCTGGCGCGTTCCCGCGAACTCAGTACGGTGGCGGTGACGTTGGGCGGCATCGGCGGGCTGCTGGCGTCCGGTGGCGGCCTGGCGCAAACCCTGATGGCGATGATGCAGGGCACCTTCGAACTCAGCCGGGAAACGCTGCTGGACGAGGGCGCCATGGTGCGCCTGTTGATGGGCAGCGGGCTTATGGCGCTGGAGGCGATCATGCCGCTGTTGATCGCGCTGCTGATCGCGTCGATCGTCGGCCCGGTAGCGCTGGGTGGCTGGCTGTTTTCGGCCAAGGCGATGGCGCCCAAGGTCAGCCGGATGAACCCGGCCGCCGGCCTCAAGCGGATGTTCTCCACCAAGGCGCTGGTGGAGCTGCTCAAGGCGCTGGGCAAGTTTCTCGTCGTGCTCGGCGTTGCGCTGCTGGTGCTGTCGGCGTATCAGGATGACCTGCTGTCCATCGCCAAGCAGCCGCTGGACCTGGCCATCATGCACAGCGTCGAGATCGTCGGCTGGTGCGCCCTGTGGATGGCCTGCGGGCTGATCATCATTGCGGCGGTGGACGTGCCGTTCCAGCTTTGGGACAACAAGCAGAAGCTGATGATGACCAAGCAGGAGGTCAAGGACGAATACAAGGATTCCGAGGGCAAGCCGGAGGTCAAGTCGCGGATTCGCCAGCTGCAGCGCGAGGCTGCGCAGCGGCGCATGATGCAGGCGGTGCCCGAGGCCGACGTGGTGATCACCAACCCGACGCACTTCGCCGTCGCGCTGAAATACGACGGCGACAAGGGCGGTGCACCGCGGCTAGTGGCCAAGGGTGGCGACTTCGTGGCGCTGAAGATTCGTGAAATCGCCCAGGAGCACAAGGTGACGGTGCTGGAATCGCCGGCGCTGGCGCGGGCGGTGTATTACTCCACCGAACTTGACCAGGAAATCCCGGCTGGTCTCTACCTGGCGGTGGCGCAGGTGCTGGCGTACGTCTATCAGCTGCGCCAGTACCGTGCCGGCAAGGGACGGCGACCGGATCCGTTGAACGATGTGCCCATCCCGCCGGACCTGCGCCGCGACGAGTGA
- the fliR gene encoding flagellar biosynthetic protein FliR yields the protein MLELSNAQIGGWVGQFLLPLFRIAALLMSMPLIGTQLVPVRVRLYLALAIALVLVPTLPPMPVVESLSLASLLLIAEQLLIGVMFGFVLQLFFHVFIVSGQLLAMQMGLGFASMVDPANGISVPVLGQFFNMLVILLFLSVNGHLVVLEILAESFVTLPVGGGLSTNHFWEVAGKLGWVLGAGLLLVLPAITALLVVNLAFGLMTRAAPQLNIFSIGFPLTLVLGLIIVWIGMADIFAQYQIFVSEALMMLRELAGAR from the coding sequence GTGCTTGAGCTGAGCAATGCGCAGATCGGCGGCTGGGTAGGGCAGTTCCTCCTGCCGCTGTTTCGCATCGCCGCGTTGCTGATGAGCATGCCGCTGATCGGCACCCAGCTGGTGCCGGTGCGCGTGCGGTTGTATCTGGCGCTGGCCATCGCCCTGGTTCTGGTGCCGACCCTGCCGCCGATGCCGGTGGTCGAATCCCTGAGCCTGGCTTCGCTGCTGCTGATCGCCGAACAGCTGCTGATCGGCGTGATGTTCGGTTTCGTCCTGCAGCTGTTCTTCCATGTCTTCATCGTCTCGGGTCAGCTGCTCGCCATGCAGATGGGCCTGGGCTTCGCCTCCATGGTCGACCCGGCCAACGGCATCTCGGTGCCGGTGCTCGGCCAGTTCTTCAACATGCTGGTGATCCTGCTGTTCCTCTCGGTCAACGGTCATCTGGTGGTGCTGGAGATCCTCGCCGAGAGCTTCGTCACCTTGCCGGTGGGGGGAGGTCTGTCGACCAATCACTTCTGGGAAGTGGCGGGCAAGCTGGGCTGGGTGCTGGGCGCCGGGTTGCTGCTGGTGCTGCCGGCGATCACCGCGCTGCTGGTGGTTAACCTGGCGTTCGGTCTGATGACCCGGGCCGCGCCGCAACTGAATATCTTCTCCATCGGCTTTCCGCTGACCCTGGTGCTCGGTCTGATCATCGTCTGGATCGGCATGGCCGATATCTTCGCGCAGTACCAGATATTCGTCAGCGAGGCGCTGATGATGCTGCGCGAGCTGGCGGGTGCGCGCTGA
- the fliQ gene encoding flagellar biosynthesis protein FliQ: MTPEVAVDLFREGLWMTAMIVGVLVVPSLLVGLVVAMFQAATQINEQTLSFLPRLLVMLLTLIWAGPWLVRELMEYTQNLVHNIPLLIG, translated from the coding sequence ATGACTCCAGAAGTGGCGGTGGACCTGTTTCGTGAAGGCCTCTGGATGACCGCGATGATCGTCGGCGTGCTGGTGGTGCCCAGCCTGCTGGTCGGGCTGGTGGTGGCGATGTTCCAGGCGGCGACGCAGATCAACGAGCAGACCCTGAGCTTTCTGCCGCGCCTGCTCGTCATGCTGTTGACGCTGATCTGGGCCGGCCCGTGGCTGGTGCGCGAGCTGATGGAGTACACCCAGAACCTCGTGCACAACATTCCGTTGCTGATCGGGTAG
- the fliP gene encoding flagellar type III secretion system pore protein FliP (The bacterial flagellar biogenesis protein FliP forms a type III secretion system (T3SS)-type pore required for flagellar assembly.), with protein MLRILLLATLMLVGPLAMAQEPSGILAQGNNPLSIPAITLTTDAEGQQEYSVSLQILLIMTALSFIPAFVMLMTSFTRIIIVFSILRQALGLQQTPSNQILIGLTLFLTLFIMAPVFDRINQDALQPYLSEQIPAQEAIARAEVPLKNFMLAQTRESDLELFVRLSQRTDIASPEAAPMTILVPAFVTSELKTAFQIGFMIFIPFLIIDMVVASVLMAMGMMMLSPLIISLPFKIMLFVLVDGWGLIIGTLAGSFGTL; from the coding sequence ATGTTGCGCATTCTGCTGCTGGCCACGCTGATGCTGGTCGGCCCTCTGGCCATGGCGCAGGAGCCTTCCGGCATCCTGGCGCAGGGCAACAATCCGCTGTCGATCCCGGCGATCACCCTGACCACCGATGCCGAGGGGCAGCAGGAGTATTCGGTCAGTCTGCAGATCCTGCTGATCATGACGGCGCTAAGCTTCATCCCGGCGTTCGTCATGCTGATGACCAGCTTCACCCGGATCATCATCGTCTTCTCGATCCTGCGTCAGGCGCTGGGGCTGCAACAGACGCCGTCGAACCAGATCCTCATCGGCCTGACGCTGTTCCTCACCCTGTTCATCATGGCGCCGGTGTTCGACCGGATTAACCAGGACGCGCTGCAGCCCTATCTGAGCGAGCAGATTCCGGCACAGGAGGCGATCGCCCGCGCCGAAGTACCGCTGAAGAACTTCATGCTGGCGCAGACCCGCGAGAGCGACCTGGAGCTGTTCGTGCGGCTGTCGCAGCGCACCGACATCGCCTCGCCGGAAGCCGCACCGATGACCATCCTGGTCCCGGCGTTCGTGACCTCCGAGCTGAAAACAGCGTTCCAGATCGGTTTCATGATCTTCATTCCGTTCCTGATCATCGACATGGTGGTGGCCAGCGTGCTGATGGCGATGGGCATGATGATGCTGTCGCCGCTGATCATCTCGCTGCCGTTCAAGATCATGCTGTTCGTGCTGGTGGACGGCTGGGGGCTGATCATCGGCACCCTGGCCGGCAGCTTCGGCACGCTTTAG
- the fliO gene encoding flagellar biosynthetic protein FliO codes for MRGLAILAALVSLPVWAAEPATSMSSAGMGAQLSKLLLGLLLVIGLIFVLAWLLRRVQQLNPRGAQVIKLVSSQALGPRERLVLVQVGGEQILVGLSGGRITPLHVMREPVHLPDAEPANPEFAQRLMELLGKDHKDKP; via the coding sequence ATGCGTGGCCTGGCAATTCTGGCCGCGCTCGTGTCGCTTCCGGTGTGGGCGGCGGAGCCGGCAACGAGCATGAGCAGCGCGGGCATGGGTGCGCAGCTGAGCAAGCTGTTGCTCGGCCTGCTGCTGGTGATCGGTCTGATCTTCGTGCTGGCCTGGCTGCTGCGCCGTGTACAGCAGCTCAATCCGCGTGGCGCCCAGGTGATCAAGCTGGTCTCCAGTCAGGCGCTGGGGCCGCGTGAGCGGCTGGTGCTGGTGCAGGTCGGTGGTGAGCAGATTCTCGTCGGCCTGAGTGGCGGGCGCATCACGCCGCTGCATGTGATGCGCGAGCCGGTGCACCTGCCGGATGCCGAGCCGGCCAACCCTGAATTCGCCCAGCGTCTGATGGAGCTGCTCGGCAAGGATCACAAGGACAAGCCTTGA
- the fliN gene encoding flagellar motor switch protein FliN translates to MADERDTTSPEEQALADEWAAALAEAGDASQDDIDALLNQGPAAAAPAAPAAPRAPLEDFASAPKSNGMQLGLDGPNLDVILDIPVSISMEVGSTEISIRNLLQLNQGSVVELDRLAGEPLDVLVNGTLIAHGEVVVVNEKFGIRLTDVISPTERIKKLR, encoded by the coding sequence ATGGCAGACGAACGCGACACTACATCCCCCGAGGAACAGGCGCTGGCCGACGAGTGGGCCGCGGCCCTGGCCGAGGCGGGCGATGCCTCCCAGGACGATATCGATGCGCTGCTGAACCAAGGGCCGGCAGCGGCGGCGCCCGCCGCACCCGCGGCGCCGCGCGCGCCGCTGGAGGATTTTGCCAGTGCGCCGAAATCCAATGGTATGCAGCTGGGGCTGGACGGCCCGAACCTGGACGTCATCCTCGACATTCCCGTATCGATTTCGATGGAGGTCGGCAGTACCGAGATCAGCATCCGCAATCTGCTGCAGCTCAATCAGGGCTCGGTGGTGGAGCTCGATCGACTGGCCGGCGAGCCACTGGACGTACTGGTCAATGGGACGCTGATCGCCCACGGCGAAGTGGTGGTGGTCAACGAGAAGTTCGGTATCCGGCTGACCGATGTGATCAGCCCCACCGAACGCATCAAGAAGTTGCGCTGA
- the fliM gene encoding flagellar motor switch protein FliM produces MAVQDLLSQDEIDALLHGVDDGLVDTESDSEPGSIKSYDLTSQDRIVRGRMPTLEMINERFARYTRISMFNLLRRSADVSVGGVQVMKFGEYVHSLYVPTSLNLVKMKPLRGTALFILDAKLVFKLVDNFFGGDGRHAKIEGREFTPTELRVVRMVLDQAFADLKEAWHAVLDVNFEYVNSEVNPALANIVSPSEVVVVSTFHIELDSGGGDLHVTMPYSMIEPIREMLDAGFQSDVSDQDERWVKALREDILDVNVPLGATVVRRQLKLRDILNMQPGDVIPVEMPEDMIMRANGMPAFKVKLGAHKGNLALQVLEPVVRPR; encoded by the coding sequence ATGGCTGTTCAAGACCTGCTCTCGCAAGACGAGATCGATGCGCTCCTGCACGGGGTCGACGACGGTCTGGTGGATACCGAAAGCGATTCCGAGCCGGGGTCCATCAAGAGCTACGACCTGACCAGTCAGGACCGTATCGTGCGCGGGCGCATGCCCACGCTGGAAATGATCAACGAGCGTTTCGCCCGTTATACCCGCATCAGCATGTTCAACCTGTTGCGCCGCTCGGCCGATGTCTCGGTGGGCGGCGTCCAGGTGATGAAGTTCGGCGAGTACGTGCATTCGCTGTACGTGCCGACCAGCCTCAACCTGGTGAAGATGAAGCCGCTGCGTGGCACGGCATTGTTCATCCTCGACGCCAAGCTGGTGTTCAAGCTGGTGGACAATTTCTTCGGAGGCGACGGGCGCCACGCCAAGATCGAGGGCCGCGAGTTCACCCCGACCGAGCTGCGCGTCGTGCGCATGGTGCTGGATCAAGCCTTTGCCGATCTGAAGGAAGCCTGGCACGCGGTGCTGGACGTCAACTTCGAGTACGTCAACTCAGAGGTGAACCCGGCGCTGGCCAACATCGTCAGCCCCAGCGAGGTGGTGGTGGTGTCCACCTTCCACATCGAGCTGGACAGTGGCGGCGGCGATCTGCACGTGACCATGCCCTATTCGATGATCGAGCCGATCCGCGAGATGCTCGATGCCGGTTTCCAGTCCGATGTCAGCGACCAGGACGAGCGCTGGGTCAAGGCTCTGCGCGAGGACATCCTGGACGTCAATGTTCCGCTGGGTGCGACGGTTGTGCGCCGCCAGCTCAAGCTGCGCGACATTCTCAACATGCAGCCCGGCGATGTGATTCCCGTGGAAATGCCGGAAGACATGATCATGCGCGCCAATGGCATGCCGGCCTTCAAGGTCAAGCTGGGTGCCCACAAGGGCAACCTGGCATTGCAGGTGCTGGAACCCGTGGTTCGCCCACGCTGA
- the fliL gene encoding flagellar basal body-associated protein FliL — protein MAKKQAPAAVPPTGPDAAPAGKGRLKLIILIVVAMLVAVGLSVGGTLYFMSKGDDLEGSKTQEAATTVSGKQPAIYEVLMPAFVVNFNHKGRQRYMQVSIALMSRDQAALDALKVHMPLLRNRLVMLLSSQDFEALKTPVGKEMLRQQATASVQELAQKEIGKLAIEQVLFTNFVLQ, from the coding sequence ATGGCTAAGAAACAGGCTCCCGCAGCGGTGCCGCCCACCGGGCCGGATGCGGCGCCAGCGGGCAAGGGGCGACTGAAACTCATCATCCTGATCGTGGTCGCCATGTTGGTGGCCGTAGGACTTTCCGTGGGCGGCACCCTGTACTTCATGAGCAAGGGCGACGATCTGGAAGGCAGCAAGACGCAGGAGGCGGCGACTACCGTTTCCGGCAAGCAGCCGGCCATCTACGAGGTGCTCATGCCGGCGTTCGTGGTCAACTTCAACCACAAGGGGCGGCAGCGCTACATGCAGGTGAGCATCGCTTTGATGTCACGTGATCAGGCGGCGCTGGATGCGCTCAAGGTGCACATGCCGCTGTTGCGCAATCGTCTGGTCATGCTGCTGTCCAGTCAGGATTTCGAGGCGTTGAAAACGCCGGTCGGCAAGGAGATGCTGCGTCAGCAGGCGACTGCCAGCGTGCAGGAGCTGGCGCAGAAGGAAATTGGCAAGCTTGCCATCGAGCAAGTGCTTTTCACCAACTTCGTATTGCAATAG
- a CDS encoding flagellar hook-length control protein FliK: MAVSPDLLLKSPTVDARPKAATKAPDTPRDGRDNGNASFSDVYAKERQAKPVDRPARNDGARDKSVEDKGRQEAAGATSDEKPAVAESGNPLPAETVTDEAPDSELDPLLLLGLGAQLVPAEDVQPATDAGGETLLSGLPTAQSPIAAAIDQTMEETLSAGLPTLDEASSALPKAVQAQPQNPLADAQAKAEADDGFASLLAGQSADTSEEPELELATKELLESLEGPKESRSSSSADPAAARLNPLSQAIAQQVQQPQRPALVPGQPVQMQQAGWSEAVVDRVMWLSSQNLKSAEIQLDPAELGRMEVRIDLTKDQAQVTFLSPHAGVREALEGQMQRLREMFTQQGMNLMDVNVSDQSLARGWQGGGEGGSSRGGASAEAEEELQVGVSEIASNRATGDRGLVDYYA; this comes from the coding sequence ATGGCCGTTTCCCCCGACCTGTTGCTCAAATCCCCGACCGTCGATGCGCGACCCAAAGCCGCGACCAAGGCGCCTGATACGCCGCGCGACGGTCGGGACAACGGCAACGCCAGCTTTTCCGATGTCTACGCCAAGGAGCGCCAGGCCAAGCCGGTCGACCGACCCGCGCGCAACGATGGCGCTCGTGACAAGTCCGTCGAGGACAAGGGGCGGCAAGAGGCCGCCGGCGCTACCAGTGACGAAAAGCCGGCGGTTGCCGAGAGCGGCAATCCCTTGCCTGCCGAAACGGTGACGGACGAGGCGCCCGACAGCGAGCTCGACCCATTGCTGCTGCTCGGTCTGGGCGCCCAGTTGGTGCCCGCGGAAGACGTACAGCCGGCGACGGATGCAGGCGGTGAGACGCTTCTGTCCGGCTTGCCGACCGCGCAGTCGCCGATTGCTGCCGCCATTGATCAGACGATGGAGGAGACACTCTCTGCGGGGCTGCCGACGCTGGACGAAGCGTCGAGCGCGCTGCCGAAGGCCGTCCAGGCACAACCACAGAACCCGCTCGCGGACGCTCAGGCAAAGGCCGAAGCGGATGACGGTTTCGCCAGTCTATTGGCCGGCCAGTCCGCCGATACGTCTGAAGAGCCAGAGCTGGAGCTGGCAACCAAGGAGCTTCTGGAAAGCCTCGAGGGGCCGAAGGAGAGCCGCAGCTCGAGTTCCGCAGACCCAGCTGCGGCTCGCCTGAACCCGTTGAGCCAGGCCATCGCCCAGCAGGTCCAGCAGCCGCAGCGACCGGCCCTGGTTCCTGGCCAGCCGGTGCAGATGCAGCAGGCCGGCTGGAGCGAGGCAGTGGTGGATCGGGTGATGTGGCTGTCCAGCCAGAACTTGAAGTCCGCCGAGATCCAGCTCGATCCGGCTGAGCTTGGTCGCATGGAAGTGCGGATCGATCTGACCAAGGATCAGGCCCAGGTGACATTCCTCAGCCCTCATGCCGGTGTGCGTGAGGCCCTTGAAGGCCAGATGCAGCGCTTGCGCGAAATGTTCACCCAGCAGGGCATGAACCTGATGGATGTCAACGTCTCCGATCAGTCCCTGGCCCGCGGCTGGCAGGGCGGTGGCGAGGGTGGTTCGTCCCGCGGCGGAGCTTCGGCAGAGGCCGAAGAAGAACTGCAGGTCGGTGTCAGCGAGATCGCCAGCAACCGGGCCACGGGCGATCGTGGCCTGGTGGATTACTACGCCTAA
- a CDS encoding Hpt domain-containing protein, whose product MSNAHLDSAVLATLQDVMESEYPALLDTFLADSEERVRLLRQACQADQAEALRRAAHSFKGSCSNMGATLLAELCQELETAAREEQLGKAPALIESIEREFAIIGILFRAERQRYG is encoded by the coding sequence GTGTCCAACGCTCATCTCGACAGCGCCGTGCTGGCCACGCTGCAGGATGTAATGGAGAGTGAGTATCCGGCGCTGCTGGATACCTTTCTCGCCGATTCCGAAGAGCGGGTTCGGCTGCTTCGCCAGGCATGTCAGGCTGACCAGGCCGAGGCGCTGCGCCGTGCCGCACACAGTTTCAAAGGCAGCTGCAGCAACATGGGTGCGACCCTGCTGGCCGAATTGTGTCAGGAGCTGGAAACGGCGGCTCGGGAGGAGCAGCTGGGCAAGGCGCCGGCGCTCATCGAGTCCATCGAGCGCGAGTTCGCCATCATCGGCATCCTGTTTCGTGCCGAGCGCCAGCGCTACGGCTGA
- a CDS encoding ATP-binding SpoIIE family protein phosphatase: MPMRLSILIAEDSPVDRMLLSTIVGKQGHRVLTAADGQEAVALFQQERPQLVLMDALMPVMDGFEAARQIKRLAGDELVPIIFLTSLSENQALVSCLEAGGDDFIAKPYNPIILEAKIQAMHRLRRLQATVLEQRDLIARRNQQLLDEHRAAKAIFDKVAHAGCLSAPNIRYRQSPQALFNGDLLLAAHAPAGQMFVLLGDFTGHGLPAAIGAMPLAETFYGMAAKGYSSTDILREINAKLKQILPVEMFCCATLLDIDAKQGTLRVWNGGLPDGYLISADGRRTALVSRHLPLGVVSATALDDKFEHYPLAPGDRLLLLSDGVVESRNAADELFGEQRLLAALEANRDPATVFDEIEQALLDFHGQPHDDLSLVEVVVSRDALPMPPTVSATAHRSRPMDWSIRVELRAESLRNGNPLPSLLQILLQVNQLRSRAGAIYTVLGELYSNALEHGVLGLDSSLKCDAEGFKRYYEQRQQRLQSLVDGHVHLELTIKTDSTGGRLRICIDDSGVGFDVKKALQVQLGTDRFSGRGLHLVRRLSDGFDWQSDGRGLSVEFVWQAEA, from the coding sequence ATGCCCATGCGGCTGTCGATCCTGATCGCCGAGGACAGCCCGGTCGATCGGATGCTGCTGTCCACCATCGTCGGCAAGCAGGGGCACCGGGTGCTCACCGCCGCCGATGGGCAGGAAGCGGTGGCCCTGTTCCAGCAGGAGCGTCCGCAACTGGTGTTGATGGACGCCTTGATGCCGGTGATGGACGGCTTCGAGGCGGCGCGGCAGATCAAGCGGTTGGCCGGGGACGAACTGGTCCCGATCATCTTTCTCACCTCGCTCAGCGAGAACCAGGCATTGGTCAGCTGCCTGGAGGCGGGCGGTGACGATTTCATCGCCAAACCGTACAACCCCATCATCCTCGAAGCCAAGATCCAGGCCATGCATCGCCTGCGCCGTCTGCAGGCCACGGTGCTCGAGCAGCGCGATCTGATCGCCCGGCGCAACCAGCAGCTGCTCGACGAACATCGTGCGGCCAAAGCGATCTTCGACAAGGTCGCTCACGCCGGTTGCCTGAGTGCGCCGAACATCCGCTACCGGCAGTCCCCGCAGGCGCTGTTCAACGGCGATCTGCTGCTGGCGGCCCACGCGCCGGCTGGGCAGATGTTCGTGCTGCTCGGCGATTTCACCGGCCATGGCCTGCCGGCGGCGATCGGCGCGATGCCGCTGGCCGAAACCTTCTACGGCATGGCCGCCAAGGGCTATTCCAGCACCGACATCCTTCGCGAGATCAATGCCAAGCTCAAACAGATCCTCCCGGTGGAGATGTTCTGCTGCGCCACGCTGCTGGATATCGATGCCAAGCAGGGCACCCTGCGCGTGTGGAACGGCGGGCTGCCGGATGGCTACCTGATTTCGGCCGATGGCCGGCGTACCGCGCTGGTTTCCCGGCATCTCCCGCTGGGCGTGGTGTCCGCGACGGCGCTCGATGACAAGTTCGAACACTACCCGCTGGCCCCCGGCGATCGCCTGCTGCTGCTTTCCGACGGCGTGGTGGAGAGCCGCAACGCCGCCGACGAGCTGTTCGGCGAGCAGCGGCTGCTGGCCGCCCTGGAAGCCAATCGGGATCCCGCGACGGTGTTCGACGAGATCGAACAGGCGCTCCTGGATTTCCATGGGCAGCCGCACGACGACCTCAGTCTGGTCGAGGTCGTGGTGAGCCGGGACGCGCTCCCTATGCCGCCGACTGTCTCGGCCACGGCGCATCGCTCCCGGCCAATGGACTGGTCGATCCGCGTCGAGCTGCGGGCCGAGAGCCTGCGCAACGGCAATCCACTGCCTTCGCTGCTGCAGATCCTGTTACAGGTCAACCAGCTGCGCTCGCGCGCCGGTGCCATCTACACGGTACTGGGCGAGCTGTATTCCAACGCGCTGGAGCACGGGGTGCTGGGGCTGGACTCGTCCCTCAAGTGCGATGCCGAGGGCTTCAAGCGCTACTACGAGCAGCGCCAGCAACGCTTGCAGTCGCTGGTGGACGGGCATGTTCATCTCGAGCTGACGATCAAGACCGACAGCACAGGCGGTCGCCTGCGCATCTGCATCGACGACAGCGGTGTAGGGTTCGATGTCAAAAAGGCGCTGCAAGTCCAGCTTGGCACCGATCGTTTCAGTGGCAGGGGGCTGCATCTGGTACGCCGGCTGAGCGACGGATTCGACTGGCAGTCGGACGGGCGCGGGCTGAGCGTGGAGTTCGTCTGGCAGGCTGAGGCATAA
- a CDS encoding STAS domain-containing protein yields the protein MTITSQPSADGQELTIAISGRFDFNAHQAFRDAYQRQDVSPQRYVVNLQGTTYMDSSALGMLLLLRDHAGGDEADIRLLNCSPDVRKILSVSNFEQLFVIA from the coding sequence ATGACCATTACCTCGCAGCCTTCGGCAGATGGGCAGGAGCTGACCATAGCCATCAGCGGACGCTTCGACTTCAATGCGCATCAGGCCTTCCGCGACGCCTACCAGCGTCAGGACGTGAGCCCGCAGCGTTATGTGGTCAATCTGCAGGGCACCACCTACATGGACAGCTCGGCGCTGGGCATGCTGCTGCTGTTGCGCGACCATGCCGGCGGCGACGAAGCCGACATCCGCCTGCTCAACTGCAGCCCGGACGTACGCAAGATCCTCTCGGTTTCCAACTTCGAACAACTGTTCGTGATCGCCTGA
- the fliJ gene encoding flagellar export protein FliJ — MAASRAARLAPVIEMAERAERDAARLLGQAQTQLTQAEGKLAELEQYFRDYQQQWMQQGSQGVSGQWLMNYQRFLSQLESAIGQQQRSVNWYRDNLLKVRQQWHQRHARVEGLSKLIESYQREARIAADKREQKLLDEFAQRLAGRSREH, encoded by the coding sequence ATGGCGGCCAGTCGGGCAGCGCGCCTGGCGCCGGTCATCGAGATGGCCGAGCGCGCCGAGCGCGACGCCGCGCGGTTGCTGGGGCAGGCACAGACCCAGCTGACGCAGGCCGAGGGCAAACTGGCCGAGCTCGAGCAGTACTTCCGCGACTATCAGCAACAGTGGATGCAGCAGGGCAGCCAGGGCGTATCCGGCCAGTGGCTGATGAACTACCAGCGCTTCCTGTCCCAGCTCGAGTCGGCCATCGGTCAGCAGCAGCGTAGTGTCAACTGGTATCGCGACAACCTGCTCAAGGTGCGCCAGCAGTGGCACCAGCGGCACGCGCGGGTGGAAGGGCTGAGCAAGCTCATCGAAAGCTATCAGCGCGAAGCCCGTATCGCGGCGGACAAGCGCGAACAGAAACTGCTCGACGAATTCGCCCAGCGTCTGGCCGGTCGTTCACGGGAACACTGA